A part of Macadamia integrifolia cultivar HAES 741 unplaced genomic scaffold, SCU_Mint_v3 scaffold187, whole genome shotgun sequence genomic DNA contains:
- the LOC122065064 gene encoding inositol transporter 1-like isoform X2 codes for MTIEASPGSSGYLDSVQEGKVSYFSNRYLLGLTLTAGIGGLLFGYDTGVISGALLYIRDDFVVVNHNKFLQETIVSMALVGAIIGAAAGGWMNDEYGRKKATMFADVIFAIGSVVMAAAPDPYVLIAGRLLVGLGIGVASVTAPVYIAESAPTEIRGGLVGTNVLMITGGQFLSYLVNLAFTEVPGTWRWMLGVAGLPAVIQFFLMLCLPESPRWLYLKNERSKAINVLSKIYDPNRLEEEVGLLTMASEQDIFQSKSSGRYRDVFKTKEIRIAFLAGAGLQAFQQFTGINTVMYYSPTIVQMAGFKSNQLALLLSLIVAGMNALGTIVGIYLIDRCGRRLLALSSLTGVIVSLGILSGAFFLQSSGLALGLCESLYGSCETGYGWLAILGLALYIASFSPGMGPVPWTVNSEIYPEAYRGICGGMSATVNWVSNLIVAQTFLSLAGAVGTAGTFLILGGIAVAAFLFVLIFVPETKGLSFEQVERMFKEKARGSGYGSEGLLERNEV; via the exons ATGACGATCGAGGCCTCTCCAGGAAGCTCTGGTTACTTGGATTCAGTCCAAGAGGGCAAGGTTTCGTATTTCAGCAACCGTTATTTACTCGGATTGACTCTCACTGCTGGTATTGGGGGATTGTTGTTTGGATATGATACAG GTGTTATTTCAGGGGCACTTCTATATATTCGAGATGATTTTGTGGTGGTTAATCATAATAAGTTTTTACAG GAAACAATTGTTAGCATGGCATTAGTTGGAGCAATTATTGGAGCTGCTGCAGGAGGGTGGATGAATGATGAGTATGGACGTAAAAAAGCCACTATGTTTGCTGATGTGATTTTTGCAATTGGGTCAGTTGTCATGGCCGCAGCTCCAGATCCATATGTTCTTATAGCTGGGCGACTTCTGGTTGGCTTGGGAATTGGTGTAGCATCTGTCACTGCTCCTGTTTATATTGCAGAGTCGGCTCCGACTGAAATAAGGGGAGGACTAGTGGGCACGAATGTGCTTATGATTACTGGTGGACAGTTCCTTTCGTACCTTGTGAATCTTGCTTTCACTGAG GTCCCTGGAACATGGCGCTGGATGCTTGGAGTTGCCGGTCTACCAGCTGTTATTCAGTTCTTTCTTATGCTGTGTTTGCCCGAGTCCCCTCGCTGGCTTTACCTGAAG AATGAAAGATCCAAAGCTATTAATGTGCTTTCCAAAATCTATGATCCCAACCGTTTAGAGGAGGAGGTAGGCCTGCTCACTATGGCATCAGAGCAAGACATTTTCCAGTCAAAAAGTTCTGGCAGATACCGGGATGTTTTCAAAACCAAGGAGATCAGAATTGCGTTTCTTGCTGGGGCTGGACTCCAG GCATTTCAGCAGTTCACTGGGATCAACACGGTCATGTACTACAGCCCTACGATAGTCCAGATGGCTGGATTTAAGTCTAACCAGTTGGCCTTGCTCCTATCTCTCATTGTTGCTGGCATGAATGCTCTTGGAACGATTGTTGGCATTTACCTGATTGACCGTTGTGGGAGGCGCCTGTTGGCTCTCTCGAGTTTAACAGGTGTGATTGTATCCCTTGGCATCCTCTCTGGAGCTTTCTTCTTGCAGTCCTCTGGTTTAGCGTTGGGGCTTTGTGAGAGTCTGTATGGCAGCTGTGAAACTGGGTATGGGTGGTTAGCGATCCTTGGCTTGGCACTCTACATTGCTTCCTTCTCACCAGGCATGGGGCCCGTTCCATGGACTGTGAACTCAGAGATCTATCCAGAAGCCTATCGAGGGATATGTGGTGGCATGTCGGCTACTGTAAATTGGGTCTCAAACCTGATTGTGGCCCAGACATTCCTTTCACTGGCTGGGGCTGTGGGAACTGCTGGAACATTTCTGATTCTTGGTGGGATTGCTGTGGCTGCCTTCTTGTTTGTGCTCATTTTTGTGCCAGAAACTAAGGGGTTGAGCTTTGAGCAGGTGGAGAGAATGTTCAAGGAGAAGGCAAGGGGAAGTGGGTATGGGAGTGAAGGCCTCCTTGAGAGGAACGAAGTATGA
- the LOC122065064 gene encoding inositol transporter 1-like isoform X3 has translation MALVGAIIGAAAGGWMNDEYGRKKATMFADVIFAIGSVVMAAAPDPYVLIAGRLLVGLGIGVASVTAPVYIAESAPTEIRGGLVGTNVLMITGGQFLSYLVNLAFTEVPGTWRWMLGVAGLPAVIQFFLMLCLPESPRWLYLKNERSKAINVLSKIYDPNRLEEEVGLLTMASEQDIFQSKSSGRYRDVFKTKEIRIAFLAGAGLQAFQQFTGINTVMYYSPTIVQMAGFKSNQLALLLSLIVAGMNALGTIVGIYLIDRCGRRLLALSSLTGVIVSLGILSGAFFLQSSGLALGLCESLYGSCETGYGWLAILGLALYIASFSPGMGPVPWTVNSEIYPEAYRGICGGMSATVNWVSNLIVAQTFLSLAGAVGTAGTFLILGGIAVAAFLFVLIFVPETKGLSFEQVERMFKEKARGSGYGSEGLLERNEV, from the exons ATGGCATTAGTTGGAGCAATTATTGGAGCTGCTGCAGGAGGGTGGATGAATGATGAGTATGGACGTAAAAAAGCCACTATGTTTGCTGATGTGATTTTTGCAATTGGGTCAGTTGTCATGGCCGCAGCTCCAGATCCATATGTTCTTATAGCTGGGCGACTTCTGGTTGGCTTGGGAATTGGTGTAGCATCTGTCACTGCTCCTGTTTATATTGCAGAGTCGGCTCCGACTGAAATAAGGGGAGGACTAGTGGGCACGAATGTGCTTATGATTACTGGTGGACAGTTCCTTTCGTACCTTGTGAATCTTGCTTTCACTGAG GTCCCTGGAACATGGCGCTGGATGCTTGGAGTTGCCGGTCTACCAGCTGTTATTCAGTTCTTTCTTATGCTGTGTTTGCCCGAGTCCCCTCGCTGGCTTTACCTGAAG AATGAAAGATCCAAAGCTATTAATGTGCTTTCCAAAATCTATGATCCCAACCGTTTAGAGGAGGAGGTAGGCCTGCTCACTATGGCATCAGAGCAAGACATTTTCCAGTCAAAAAGTTCTGGCAGATACCGGGATGTTTTCAAAACCAAGGAGATCAGAATTGCGTTTCTTGCTGGGGCTGGACTCCAG GCATTTCAGCAGTTCACTGGGATCAACACGGTCATGTACTACAGCCCTACGATAGTCCAGATGGCTGGATTTAAGTCTAACCAGTTGGCCTTGCTCCTATCTCTCATTGTTGCTGGCATGAATGCTCTTGGAACGATTGTTGGCATTTACCTGATTGACCGTTGTGGGAGGCGCCTGTTGGCTCTCTCGAGTTTAACAGGTGTGATTGTATCCCTTGGCATCCTCTCTGGAGCTTTCTTCTTGCAGTCCTCTGGTTTAGCGTTGGGGCTTTGTGAGAGTCTGTATGGCAGCTGTGAAACTGGGTATGGGTGGTTAGCGATCCTTGGCTTGGCACTCTACATTGCTTCCTTCTCACCAGGCATGGGGCCCGTTCCATGGACTGTGAACTCAGAGATCTATCCAGAAGCCTATCGAGGGATATGTGGTGGCATGTCGGCTACTGTAAATTGGGTCTCAAACCTGATTGTGGCCCAGACATTCCTTTCACTGGCTGGGGCTGTGGGAACTGCTGGAACATTTCTGATTCTTGGTGGGATTGCTGTGGCTGCCTTCTTGTTTGTGCTCATTTTTGTGCCAGAAACTAAGGGGTTGAGCTTTGAGCAGGTGGAGAGAATGTTCAAGGAGAAGGCAAGGGGAAGTGGGTATGGGAGTGAAGGCCTCCTTGAGAGGAACGAAGTATGA
- the LOC122065064 gene encoding inositol transporter 1-like isoform X1, which yields MTIEASPGSSGYLDSVQEGKVSYFSNRYLLGLTLTAGIGGLLFGYDTVLFAGVISGALLYIRDDFVVVNHNKFLQETIVSMALVGAIIGAAAGGWMNDEYGRKKATMFADVIFAIGSVVMAAAPDPYVLIAGRLLVGLGIGVASVTAPVYIAESAPTEIRGGLVGTNVLMITGGQFLSYLVNLAFTEVPGTWRWMLGVAGLPAVIQFFLMLCLPESPRWLYLKNERSKAINVLSKIYDPNRLEEEVGLLTMASEQDIFQSKSSGRYRDVFKTKEIRIAFLAGAGLQAFQQFTGINTVMYYSPTIVQMAGFKSNQLALLLSLIVAGMNALGTIVGIYLIDRCGRRLLALSSLTGVIVSLGILSGAFFLQSSGLALGLCESLYGSCETGYGWLAILGLALYIASFSPGMGPVPWTVNSEIYPEAYRGICGGMSATVNWVSNLIVAQTFLSLAGAVGTAGTFLILGGIAVAAFLFVLIFVPETKGLSFEQVERMFKEKARGSGYGSEGLLERNEV from the exons ATGACGATCGAGGCCTCTCCAGGAAGCTCTGGTTACTTGGATTCAGTCCAAGAGGGCAAGGTTTCGTATTTCAGCAACCGTTATTTACTCGGATTGACTCTCACTGCTGGTATTGGGGGATTGTTGTTTGGATATGATACAG TGCTGTTTGCAGGTGTTATTTCAGGGGCACTTCTATATATTCGAGATGATTTTGTGGTGGTTAATCATAATAAGTTTTTACAG GAAACAATTGTTAGCATGGCATTAGTTGGAGCAATTATTGGAGCTGCTGCAGGAGGGTGGATGAATGATGAGTATGGACGTAAAAAAGCCACTATGTTTGCTGATGTGATTTTTGCAATTGGGTCAGTTGTCATGGCCGCAGCTCCAGATCCATATGTTCTTATAGCTGGGCGACTTCTGGTTGGCTTGGGAATTGGTGTAGCATCTGTCACTGCTCCTGTTTATATTGCAGAGTCGGCTCCGACTGAAATAAGGGGAGGACTAGTGGGCACGAATGTGCTTATGATTACTGGTGGACAGTTCCTTTCGTACCTTGTGAATCTTGCTTTCACTGAG GTCCCTGGAACATGGCGCTGGATGCTTGGAGTTGCCGGTCTACCAGCTGTTATTCAGTTCTTTCTTATGCTGTGTTTGCCCGAGTCCCCTCGCTGGCTTTACCTGAAG AATGAAAGATCCAAAGCTATTAATGTGCTTTCCAAAATCTATGATCCCAACCGTTTAGAGGAGGAGGTAGGCCTGCTCACTATGGCATCAGAGCAAGACATTTTCCAGTCAAAAAGTTCTGGCAGATACCGGGATGTTTTCAAAACCAAGGAGATCAGAATTGCGTTTCTTGCTGGGGCTGGACTCCAG GCATTTCAGCAGTTCACTGGGATCAACACGGTCATGTACTACAGCCCTACGATAGTCCAGATGGCTGGATTTAAGTCTAACCAGTTGGCCTTGCTCCTATCTCTCATTGTTGCTGGCATGAATGCTCTTGGAACGATTGTTGGCATTTACCTGATTGACCGTTGTGGGAGGCGCCTGTTGGCTCTCTCGAGTTTAACAGGTGTGATTGTATCCCTTGGCATCCTCTCTGGAGCTTTCTTCTTGCAGTCCTCTGGTTTAGCGTTGGGGCTTTGTGAGAGTCTGTATGGCAGCTGTGAAACTGGGTATGGGTGGTTAGCGATCCTTGGCTTGGCACTCTACATTGCTTCCTTCTCACCAGGCATGGGGCCCGTTCCATGGACTGTGAACTCAGAGATCTATCCAGAAGCCTATCGAGGGATATGTGGTGGCATGTCGGCTACTGTAAATTGGGTCTCAAACCTGATTGTGGCCCAGACATTCCTTTCACTGGCTGGGGCTGTGGGAACTGCTGGAACATTTCTGATTCTTGGTGGGATTGCTGTGGCTGCCTTCTTGTTTGTGCTCATTTTTGTGCCAGAAACTAAGGGGTTGAGCTTTGAGCAGGTGGAGAGAATGTTCAAGGAGAAGGCAAGGGGAAGTGGGTATGGGAGTGAAGGCCTCCTTGAGAGGAACGAAGTATGA